In one Thermoanaerobaculia bacterium genomic region, the following are encoded:
- a CDS encoding quinone oxidoreductase yields the protein MRATRFHSKGGPEVLQLDEIPTPVPDAGEVRIALRFAGVNFIDTYFRSGLYDAGPLPARVGKEGSGVVTAVGDGVESPRVGDRVAFWDATGSYADEVLLPAARALALPEALSFELGAALPLQGMTAHYLVHGIRPVVSGDTVLVHAAAGGVGLLACQLAKRAGARIFGTCSTPEKAALARAAGCDEVILYTETSFADAVLAGTSGKGVDLTIDGVGQTTFLDSVRATRVRGTVIVFGQSSGMIAPFSPRPVLGSRTLVSASLFDYARTPEELALRSRFVFDLAATGSLDVRIDSTFPLASAADAHRRLESRATTGKLLIEIG from the coding sequence ATGCGTGCCACTCGGTTTCACAGCAAGGGCGGTCCCGAGGTCTTGCAGCTCGATGAGATTCCGACTCCCGTTCCGGATGCGGGAGAAGTTCGCATCGCGTTGCGCTTCGCCGGGGTGAACTTCATCGACACCTACTTCCGAAGCGGGCTCTACGATGCGGGGCCGTTGCCGGCGCGCGTCGGCAAGGAGGGCTCGGGGGTGGTGACCGCCGTCGGCGATGGAGTCGAGTCGCCCCGGGTCGGCGACCGGGTCGCCTTCTGGGATGCCACCGGAAGCTACGCCGACGAGGTCCTGCTGCCGGCGGCGCGGGCGCTGGCGCTGCCCGAGGCGCTTTCGTTCGAGCTCGGGGCGGCGCTGCCGCTGCAGGGGATGACGGCGCACTATCTGGTGCACGGCATTCGGCCGGTGGTTTCCGGCGATACGGTGCTGGTTCACGCTGCAGCGGGCGGTGTGGGGCTCCTCGCTTGCCAGCTCGCCAAGCGCGCCGGGGCGCGCATCTTCGGCACCTGCTCGACGCCGGAGAAGGCTGCGCTCGCGCGCGCTGCCGGGTGCGACGAAGTGATCCTCTACACCGAGACGAGCTTCGCCGACGCGGTGCTCGCGGGAACCTCGGGCAAGGGTGTGGACCTGACGATCGACGGCGTCGGGCAAACGACCTTTCTCGACAGTGTGCGGGCGACGCGCGTGCGAGGGACCGTGATCGTCTTCGGCCAGTCGAGCGGGATGATTGCGCCGTTCTCGCCCCGCCCGGTCCTCGGCAGCCGGACGCTCGTTTCGGCCTCACTCTTCGACTACGCCCGCACCCCCGAGGAGCTCGCCCTGCGCAGCCGCTTCGTCTTCGATCTCGCCGCCACTGGCTCCCTCGACGTCCGCATCGACAGCACCTTCCCCTTAGCCTCCGCCGCCGACGCTCACCGCCGCCTCGAGAGCCGGGCGACTACGGGGAAGCTGCTGATCGAGATCGGCTGA